One window from the genome of Rhodopirellula halodulae encodes:
- a CDS encoding TolC family protein: MSAVAGFLLLGGLGLLVGCRATQAIPETVGNRTDHVDRLMAKVDAGAPPESLVTPAIEPLTVLQPDDLATATYRDLTLQQVLNQAMSSSEVLRDLNATVLRAPEQVTTDESPGLVQTDPQLGVEAALSAFDAQLTAVGTWQNNDRRFNNRFFGGGANAFKQDVHDYVLQLSKRTATGAQISLRSITDYDANNATGNLTPSAWQTQLHAEVRQPLLQGGGLAFNRIAGPAALPGVYNGVLIAKTNSDISNAEFREDARDYLSNVINAYWDLYFAYRDVDAKQEAVDRSLETWRSYDAQKASNRRGGSAEALAREQYYRFQSELQDAIAGKLIQRTQVDNSTSGGTFAGVTGVLAAERRLRLLIGMPLADGELLRPIDEPLSAPLIFDTQSLSVDALRMRSELQQQRLLIKRRELELIAAKNFLLPTLDLVTTYRLRGLGKDLAGSDSAFNELGTGDYQEYEAGVEFRLPVGFRQAHAAVQHAKIQVARERSVLREQERQITHDLMAVIAETDRAYAQMETNLNRYLAAKDALDALEANRKAGLPISLEQLLDTQRRLNESQTRYHLAMTEYMIAAKNVYFESGTLLENCQVGIFGDGIQAVPSVSE; this comes from the coding sequence TTGTCGGCGGTAGCGGGATTCTTGTTGCTCGGTGGTTTGGGGCTGCTGGTCGGTTGTCGAGCTACCCAAGCTATTCCGGAAACGGTTGGCAATCGCACGGACCACGTCGATCGATTGATGGCGAAGGTCGATGCGGGAGCGCCGCCGGAATCCTTGGTCACTCCGGCGATCGAACCTCTGACGGTGCTTCAGCCTGACGATCTGGCCACCGCGACCTATCGTGATCTGACGCTGCAGCAGGTGTTGAACCAAGCGATGAGCAGTAGCGAGGTCTTGCGAGATCTCAACGCGACGGTGCTTCGCGCGCCGGAGCAGGTCACAACGGATGAGAGTCCCGGCTTGGTACAAACCGACCCTCAATTGGGCGTGGAAGCCGCGCTGTCCGCGTTTGATGCTCAGCTGACCGCGGTGGGGACTTGGCAGAACAACGACCGACGATTCAACAACCGATTCTTTGGTGGTGGAGCCAACGCGTTCAAACAGGACGTTCATGACTACGTCCTGCAGTTGTCCAAACGAACGGCAACCGGCGCGCAAATCAGCTTGCGTAGCATCACCGATTACGACGCCAACAACGCCACCGGGAATCTCACTCCCAGTGCTTGGCAAACGCAGTTGCACGCGGAAGTTCGTCAGCCGTTGTTGCAAGGCGGCGGTTTGGCCTTCAACCGCATCGCCGGTCCCGCGGCGCTTCCCGGTGTGTACAACGGAGTCTTGATTGCGAAGACGAACAGCGATATCTCAAACGCTGAATTTCGCGAAGATGCACGCGACTATTTGAGCAATGTGATCAACGCCTATTGGGATTTGTACTTCGCGTATCGTGATGTGGATGCCAAACAAGAGGCGGTGGATCGCAGTTTGGAAACGTGGCGTAGCTACGATGCCCAAAAGGCATCCAACCGTCGTGGTGGTTCGGCAGAGGCTTTGGCTCGTGAGCAGTACTATCGGTTTCAATCGGAACTGCAGGACGCCATCGCGGGGAAGTTGATTCAACGAACCCAGGTCGACAACTCAACTTCCGGCGGAACCTTCGCCGGTGTGACGGGGGTGTTGGCTGCGGAACGCCGGTTGCGTTTGTTGATCGGAATGCCGCTGGCGGATGGCGAGTTGCTTCGTCCGATCGACGAACCACTTTCGGCGCCATTGATTTTCGATACGCAATCGTTGTCCGTGGATGCGCTGCGAATGCGAAGCGAGCTTCAGCAGCAGCGGCTGTTGATCAAGCGACGTGAGTTGGAGCTGATTGCTGCCAAGAACTTTTTGCTTCCCACGTTGGATTTGGTCACCACGTATCGGCTTCGTGGTTTGGGCAAAGATCTGGCGGGCAGCGATTCCGCATTCAACGAATTGGGGACGGGCGACTACCAAGAGTATGAGGCTGGCGTTGAGTTTCGGTTGCCCGTTGGTTTCCGCCAGGCTCACGCGGCGGTTCAACATGCCAAGATCCAAGTGGCTCGGGAACGCTCGGTGCTTCGCGAACAAGAGCGACAAATCACGCATGACTTGATGGCAGTCATCGCCGAGACGGATCGAGCCTACGCCCAGATGGAAACCAACCTGAATCGCTATTTGGCGGCCAAAGATGCGTTGGATGCGTTGGAAGCCAATCGCAAGGCGGGCCTGCCCATCAGTTTGGAGCAACTGCTGGACACGCAGCGACGACTGAACGAGTCACAGACCCGTTATCACTTGGCAATGACCGAGTACATGATTGCCGCAAAGAATGTGTACTTCGAATCCGGCACGTTGCTTGAGAATTGCCAAGTCGGAATTTTTGGCGACGGAATTCAGGCCGTTCCAAGCGTTTCCGAGTGA
- the prmC gene encoding peptide chain release factor N(5)-glutamine methyltransferase: MAETSNDTPWTVMRLLEWTTDFFRKKGSESPRLDAEILLAHARGCQRIELYTQFDQVPEEEQRVAFRELVRRRGEGAPVAQLVGYKEFYSVSLRVDENVLVPRPETEHLVIEAIDQIKARMSDRDAPTVLDVGTGSGAIAIAIAKSLPKTIVTAVDISLAALDIAKWNTENLQLSERITLLQSDLFDGLAPDQTFDVICSNPPYISQSEYDELPTTVREFEPKGALLSAPDGTEIIAKLLNEAAGRLNEAGQLIIELSPMIAGACKQLAEQTGSYSEIRLIKDLAGHERILTMQKA, from the coding sequence ATGGCTGAAACCAGCAACGACACCCCATGGACCGTGATGCGGCTGTTGGAGTGGACCACCGACTTCTTTCGCAAAAAAGGCAGCGAGTCACCCCGGCTGGACGCGGAGATCCTGCTCGCTCACGCGAGAGGTTGCCAGCGGATCGAACTGTACACGCAGTTCGATCAAGTCCCCGAAGAAGAACAACGCGTCGCCTTTCGTGAACTTGTGCGACGCCGCGGCGAAGGAGCCCCCGTCGCTCAGTTGGTTGGCTACAAAGAGTTTTATTCGGTGTCGCTTCGCGTGGACGAAAATGTCTTGGTTCCTCGACCGGAAACCGAACACTTGGTGATCGAAGCCATCGATCAAATCAAAGCTCGGATGTCCGACCGCGATGCTCCCACCGTCTTGGACGTCGGCACAGGCAGTGGCGCGATTGCAATCGCCATCGCGAAATCACTTCCAAAGACAATCGTGACCGCCGTCGACATCAGCTTGGCTGCGTTGGACATCGCCAAATGGAACACCGAGAACCTGCAACTGTCCGAACGAATCACTCTGCTGCAAAGCGATCTGTTCGACGGACTGGCCCCGGATCAAACCTTCGACGTGATTTGCAGCAACCCGCCCTACATCAGCCAGTCCGAATACGACGAACTGCCCACCACGGTCCGTGAGTTCGAACCCAAAGGTGCCTTGCTGTCGGCACCGGATGGAACCGAGATCATCGCCAAGTTGCTCAACGAAGCCGCTGGCCGACTGAACGAAGCGGGCCAATTGATCATCGAGCTGAGCCCCATGATCGCCGGTGCCTGCAAACAACTTGCCGAACAAACCGGCAGCTACAGCGAGATCAGACTCATCAAAGACCTCGCCGGCCACGAACGCATCCTCACGATGCAAAAAGCCTGA
- the prfA gene encoding peptide chain release factor 1 — protein MSGSIRDILEEKLARFEKLERDMSDPDVLADGARMSATAREHGGLNRLANQYRTFKRLTDEIHQCVTMVDEAEDAEEREMAETEMDSLRKERETIWEDLLSLTVGGEDSHRTRCVMEIRAGTGGDEAALFARDLYEMYTRYAEKVGWKTEVMDASPTEMGGFKDITITLEGDNVFRDLQYESGGHRVQRVPETETQGRVHTSAATVAVMPEPEDVEIDLKPDDYRKDFFGASGPGGQHVNKTDSAVRLTHHETGIVVQCQDEKSQHKNLAKALRVLKARIYEKKREEEAAKQAEARKGLIGSGDRSQRIRTYNFPQNRLTDHRINLTIYKLDQIIAGDLNPVTEALIEYDRDQLRGDMID, from the coding sequence ATGAGCGGATCGATCCGCGACATCCTCGAGGAAAAACTGGCCCGTTTCGAAAAACTCGAGCGGGACATGTCCGACCCCGATGTGCTGGCTGATGGCGCTCGCATGAGCGCCACGGCCCGCGAGCACGGGGGCCTGAATCGGCTGGCCAATCAATACCGCACGTTCAAACGTCTGACGGACGAGATCCATCAGTGCGTGACGATGGTCGATGAAGCCGAGGATGCCGAAGAACGCGAAATGGCAGAAACCGAGATGGACTCGCTCCGCAAAGAGCGAGAGACCATCTGGGAAGATCTGCTTTCACTCACCGTCGGTGGCGAAGATTCGCACCGCACGCGCTGTGTGATGGAAATCCGCGCCGGCACGGGTGGCGATGAAGCGGCCCTCTTCGCACGTGACCTGTACGAAATGTACACCCGCTATGCGGAAAAGGTCGGTTGGAAAACAGAAGTCATGGACGCGAGCCCCACAGAAATGGGCGGCTTCAAAGACATCACGATCACCCTCGAAGGTGACAACGTTTTCCGTGACCTGCAGTACGAATCCGGCGGTCACCGCGTGCAACGGGTTCCGGAAACCGAAACTCAGGGCCGAGTCCACACTTCCGCCGCCACCGTCGCGGTGATGCCAGAACCCGAAGATGTCGAAATCGATCTGAAACCTGACGACTACCGCAAGGATTTCTTCGGTGCGTCCGGGCCCGGTGGTCAGCACGTCAACAAGACCGACTCCGCCGTGCGATTGACGCACCACGAAACCGGGATCGTTGTCCAGTGCCAAGACGAAAAGAGCCAACATAAAAATTTGGCCAAGGCACTTCGGGTTTTGAAAGCTCGTATCTACGAAAAGAAACGAGAGGAAGAAGCAGCCAAACAAGCCGAGGCTCGCAAAGGATTGATCGGTTCCGGAGACCGCAGCCAACGGATTCGCACCTACAACTTCCCGCAAAATCGGTTGACCGATCACCGCATCAACCTAACGATCTACAAACTCGATCAAATCATCGCGGGTGATCTCAATCCTGTTACCGAAGCGTTGATCGAATATGATCGCGATCAACTCCGCGGCGACATGATTGACTAA
- the rpmE gene encoding 50S ribosomal protein L31 gives MKDGIHPNYQETTVTCGCGSTFTTRSTRPELKIDICSECHPFYTGKLKYVDTAGRIDKFQKKFAAGTYGSLQKKKAKKATK, from the coding sequence ATGAAAGACGGCATTCACCCCAACTATCAAGAAACGACCGTCACCTGCGGTTGTGGCAGCACTTTCACCACTCGCAGCACCCGTCCTGAGCTGAAGATTGACATCTGCAGCGAGTGCCATCCGTTCTATACCGGCAAACTGAAATACGTCGACACCGCTGGCCGAATCGACAAGTTCCAGAAGAAATTTGCCGCTGGTACCTACGGTTCGCTGCAAAAGAAAAAGGCTAAGAAAGCCACCAAATGA
- a CDS encoding DUF1559 family PulG-like putative transporter, whose amino-acid sequence MRTVSTANLSRRFRSVSAVSRRGFTLVELLVVIAIIGVLVGLLLPAVQAAREAARRMSCGNNLKQISLAVHNYESAYKKLPPAWTNPGQGSGWSMQARILPFLEEAALSDGVDFSRDYGESYMTIDGEQIPTSSFRVAAYQCPSDPRDQPRYGSSGPKYYKLNYATNEGVWFVLDEGTNQVGDGMFVPGRYLGFRDCLDGTSNTLALAEVKGWTPYARDAKHSGTMTMPITTDEVCALAGDFKTETGHTEWIDGRVHQAGVTTTFSPNKKVLCEVSGIEYDIDFTNMREGKSPPAGVRTYAAVTSRSYHQGGVHVSLLDGSVRFITDSVELELWQSMSTRAGHEVIEIP is encoded by the coding sequence GTGCGCACTGTTTCAACCGCGAACCTCTCTCGACGTTTTCGTTCTGTGTCGGCGGTATCCCGTCGCGGCTTTACTTTGGTGGAGCTGCTGGTCGTGATCGCTATCATTGGTGTCCTGGTTGGGTTGCTTCTGCCGGCCGTCCAAGCAGCTCGTGAGGCGGCTCGCCGAATGAGTTGCGGGAACAATCTGAAGCAGATCTCGCTCGCCGTTCACAACTACGAATCCGCTTACAAGAAGCTGCCGCCGGCGTGGACCAATCCGGGTCAAGGTTCCGGATGGTCGATGCAAGCTCGGATCCTGCCATTTCTAGAAGAAGCAGCGTTGTCTGATGGCGTTGACTTCAGTCGCGATTATGGCGAGTCCTACATGACGATTGATGGCGAGCAGATTCCGACCTCGTCGTTCCGCGTTGCGGCTTATCAGTGTCCGAGCGATCCACGAGACCAGCCTCGCTACGGATCATCGGGGCCGAAGTATTACAAACTGAACTACGCCACCAACGAAGGCGTTTGGTTCGTCTTGGATGAGGGAACCAATCAGGTCGGCGACGGGATGTTTGTGCCCGGACGTTATTTGGGGTTCCGCGATTGCTTGGACGGAACCAGCAACACGTTGGCGTTGGCTGAAGTGAAGGGTTGGACACCCTACGCTCGCGATGCCAAGCATTCGGGCACGATGACGATGCCAATCACAACGGATGAGGTTTGTGCTTTGGCAGGTGATTTCAAAACCGAGACCGGACACACGGAATGGATTGACGGGCGGGTGCATCAAGCCGGTGTCACGACCACATTTTCGCCCAATAAGAAAGTCCTCTGTGAAGTGTCGGGAATCGAATACGACATCGACTTCACCAACATGCGGGAAGGCAAATCGCCACCTGCGGGCGTGAGAACCTACGCGGCCGTGACTTCTCGCAGCTATCACCAGGGTGGCGTCCACGTTTCGCTGCTCGATGGTTCCGTCCGTTTCATCACGGATTCAGTGGAGCTGGAACTGTGGCAGTCCATGTCGACTCGCGCCGGACACGAAGTGATCGAGATTCCCTAG
- the glgX gene encoding glycogen debranching protein GlgX → MLMRQPCPDLQFAYTPPFGASLTEKGVQFSVFSRSATEMRLLLYNKVTDREPAQVIDFDRGTDRWGDVWSLHVPGLEAGQLYHFQASGPWEPENGHRFDSTARLIDPYAQALAGTYQKGTDGVVRPPKCVVVDGSFDWEGDRHVRRDVSESVIYEMHVRGFTKSKTAKVKAPGSYLGVIEKIPYLKSLGITSVELMPVHEFPIKDPHGKKLSRPNYWGYDPMAFFAPHRGYAHDSAPGAQVNEFKQMVKALHAAGIEVILDVVFNHTCEGNEHGPTLSFKGLENQVYYILSEGQHYCNYSGCGNTINGNHPVVREMIFHCLRHWVHNYHIDGFRFDLASILSRDRNGNLIPNPPMVELIAEDPMLADTKIIAEAWDAAGAYQVGSFGNHRWAEWNGRYRDDVRGFWRGDAGTLGPLATRLAGSSDLYQHAGRPPSCSVNLVTTHDGFTMNDLVSYKEKHNHANGEDNNDGDNHNISDNYGVEGPTRKKAISTIRSQQIRNMLATLLTSQGVPMIVSGDEARRTQKGNNNAYCQDNDISWFDWRLVEKNADLVRFVSALINFRKNQPTIRRREYLTGQPVDGRKVPDVSWYSPSGDPLNWDQGELAMAAYIAAPSRIDDPEGLGRDVILMFNSTGDHREFHFPEISRGTQWNLFVDTAALPPEDIYPEVDGPMPPNNRVVEVGRHSMRIYVCNAAPS, encoded by the coding sequence ATGCTGATGCGACAACCGTGCCCCGATCTTCAGTTCGCCTACACCCCACCATTCGGAGCTTCGCTCACGGAGAAGGGAGTGCAGTTTTCGGTCTTCAGCCGTTCCGCGACAGAAATGCGGTTGCTGCTGTACAACAAGGTGACCGACCGCGAACCAGCACAAGTCATTGACTTCGACCGTGGAACGGATCGATGGGGCGATGTTTGGAGTTTGCACGTGCCGGGACTGGAAGCCGGCCAGCTTTATCATTTCCAAGCCAGCGGACCGTGGGAGCCTGAGAACGGTCACCGTTTCGATTCCACCGCTCGTTTGATCGATCCTTATGCCCAGGCCCTCGCCGGGACATATCAAAAAGGAACCGACGGCGTCGTGCGTCCGCCAAAGTGCGTCGTGGTCGACGGATCCTTTGATTGGGAAGGTGATCGTCACGTCCGTCGTGACGTCAGCGAATCGGTGATCTACGAAATGCACGTTCGTGGCTTCACCAAAAGCAAAACCGCCAAGGTCAAAGCTCCCGGAAGCTATTTGGGCGTGATCGAGAAGATCCCGTATTTGAAGTCATTGGGGATCACCTCCGTCGAGTTGATGCCGGTTCACGAGTTCCCAATCAAGGACCCGCATGGCAAGAAGCTTTCTCGTCCGAACTACTGGGGCTACGACCCGATGGCGTTCTTCGCGCCACACCGCGGTTACGCTCACGACTCGGCGCCTGGTGCTCAGGTCAACGAGTTCAAACAAATGGTGAAAGCTCTGCACGCGGCGGGGATCGAAGTCATTCTCGATGTGGTGTTCAACCACACCTGCGAAGGCAACGAACATGGGCCAACGCTGAGCTTCAAAGGCTTGGAAAATCAAGTCTATTACATCCTTTCCGAAGGACAGCATTACTGCAATTACAGCGGATGCGGCAACACGATCAACGGCAACCACCCCGTCGTTCGGGAGATGATTTTTCACTGCTTGCGTCACTGGGTGCACAACTACCACATCGATGGTTTCCGATTCGATTTGGCCAGCATTCTCAGCCGCGACCGGAACGGGAATTTGATTCCTAACCCGCCGATGGTGGAGTTGATCGCAGAAGATCCGATGTTGGCCGACACGAAGATCATTGCCGAAGCGTGGGACGCCGCGGGTGCCTACCAAGTCGGTAGCTTTGGTAATCACCGCTGGGCAGAATGGAACGGACGTTATCGTGATGATGTGCGTGGGTTCTGGCGCGGCGATGCGGGAACACTCGGGCCTTTGGCGACTCGTTTGGCTGGCAGCAGTGACTTGTACCAGCACGCCGGACGTCCACCGTCTTGCAGTGTGAACCTGGTGACCACACACGATGGTTTCACCATGAATGATTTGGTTTCTTACAAGGAGAAACACAATCACGCCAATGGCGAAGACAACAACGACGGTGACAACCACAACATCAGTGACAACTATGGTGTGGAAGGCCCAACGCGAAAGAAGGCGATCAGCACGATTCGCAGTCAGCAGATTCGCAACATGTTGGCCACGTTGTTGACCAGCCAAGGTGTGCCGATGATCGTCAGCGGTGATGAAGCACGTCGCACTCAGAAGGGCAACAACAACGCTTATTGCCAAGACAATGACATCTCTTGGTTTGATTGGCGATTGGTCGAAAAGAACGCTGACTTGGTGCGTTTCGTCAGTGCGTTGATCAATTTCCGAAAGAACCAACCGACGATTCGCCGTCGTGAGTACCTGACGGGGCAACCGGTGGACGGACGCAAGGTGCCGGATGTGTCGTGGTACAGTCCGTCGGGTGATCCGCTGAACTGGGATCAAGGCGAATTGGCGATGGCCGCTTACATCGCGGCACCCAGCCGAATTGACGATCCGGAAGGCTTGGGACGCGACGTGATTTTGATGTTCAACAGCACGGGGGATCACCGCGAATTCCATTTCCCAGAGATCTCTCGTGGGACGCAGTGGAACTTGTTCGTGGACACGGCCGCGTTGCCACCAGAGGACATCTATCCTGAGGTTGATGGTCCGATGCCGCCAAACAACCGAGTGGTGGAAGTGGGTCGCCATTCGATGCGAATTTACGTTTGCAACGCAGCACCCAGCTGA
- a CDS encoding FG-GAP-like repeat-containing protein, producing MPAKAMALGLVGLFIWYFAGCKPSADTPTQDSSEVDVARPSNDSTSADEQHADFPAVQRKEIASLIRQGDRLQAIEALDRLIATDPQDAVALRSQAAGLEYEAGQPKRALDRLRQLVRENSQNAELRRDYAGLAARLGYRFDANEQYRLLAGRAVLTPPELIGLIYPHRPQVNFEAKPDPTNPEVLRTKGVLSVVAALQSRGDYRDAIRALENCNPEQREDPAIVAMLGWMLALTQDQQRWNGWAKHSETKSVQRYPAYWLAWGAAVQNGWAIDDEDAAIAGDRGASFAVHCFLQAIQREPHSQIGWDSLLAALEVLAAEDSSNSSLDASRKRVRRRLKQLDETQWLANQVWDMQASPLSPPEQGELYERLAKLSGEQGCLGESLGWQALLVSVQPNSARAWQAWQRDVGKTLNQFPDGLDRELLLCGLDSNDFNDLRPQWIAALPKAELPKMDAVESGVSLSQGQLPNQQRDQVRLVNVAPEMGIDFRWLNAETEIKSEFRLHEPLGGGVACLDYDADGWVDFYFNQAAGEPTQRNGTRPNALFRQTDGRFVECVRLADCDDRGYGHGVTAGDWNQDGWPDLFLANFGENVLWINQGDGTFRRERLDALEKATELSLAFSLSTAIADVSGDHLPDLISINYVDDPLVLNSIERHEDGTPVKLPGPLHFRPAMSHVAKSDARGGAATTFFGHDESARSTGMGLLVTNLDLQGGNEVFVANDQRANHLWFQSSSGQDETSWNNQAALRGVAVGPGGNKNACMGVAAADFNRDGFLDLHVSNFYDEWANHFCQNSGGMFIDRAVAYGLDVLTARTTGFGVQPIDVDNDGWSDLLVANGHIEDMTDNGTPFRMRTQVLINEESKFVSAEMDDPKGDWDRARLGRGVATCDWNRDGRQDAVVTYADAAVELLKNETVNDHRFLQLRLVGVQSERDAIGARVQLFAGDDVWTSVVATGDGYACRNEAVLHFGLGEQKRLDRVEIQWPSGQTSLLAGEVIQDLSLDRRWLWVEGQETPWPEVDLAN from the coding sequence ATGCCGGCGAAGGCAATGGCTCTCGGTTTGGTTGGGCTGTTCATTTGGTACTTCGCCGGGTGCAAGCCATCAGCGGATACACCCACGCAGGATTCATCAGAAGTGGATGTCGCTCGACCGAGCAATGATTCCACATCGGCGGATGAACAGCATGCTGATTTCCCGGCGGTTCAACGAAAGGAAATCGCGAGTCTGATTCGGCAAGGAGATCGACTGCAAGCCATTGAGGCTTTGGACCGATTGATTGCCACGGACCCGCAAGACGCTGTCGCATTGCGATCTCAAGCCGCAGGTTTGGAATATGAGGCGGGGCAGCCGAAGCGTGCGTTGGATCGATTGAGGCAACTCGTTCGCGAGAATTCTCAGAACGCCGAACTCCGTCGAGACTATGCCGGATTGGCTGCCAGGCTGGGGTATCGTTTCGACGCGAATGAGCAATATCGGTTGTTGGCTGGTCGAGCCGTGCTGACGCCACCGGAGTTGATTGGGTTGATCTACCCGCATCGTCCGCAGGTGAATTTCGAAGCAAAGCCGGATCCGACCAATCCAGAGGTCCTGCGAACGAAGGGCGTGTTGAGCGTGGTCGCTGCACTTCAAAGTCGCGGCGATTACCGCGATGCGATTCGGGCTTTGGAAAACTGTAATCCTGAGCAGCGAGAAGACCCAGCGATCGTTGCGATGCTGGGGTGGATGCTCGCGCTGACCCAGGATCAGCAACGATGGAACGGGTGGGCAAAGCATTCGGAAACCAAGTCAGTGCAGCGGTACCCAGCCTATTGGCTCGCTTGGGGTGCTGCCGTGCAAAACGGTTGGGCGATCGATGACGAGGATGCGGCCATCGCCGGGGATCGTGGGGCGTCGTTCGCGGTTCATTGCTTTTTGCAGGCGATCCAGCGGGAACCGCACAGCCAAATCGGTTGGGATAGTCTGTTGGCTGCTTTGGAGGTGTTGGCAGCTGAAGACTCATCCAACTCGTCACTGGATGCGTCGCGAAAGCGAGTTCGACGGCGATTGAAACAACTGGACGAGACGCAGTGGCTCGCCAATCAAGTTTGGGACATGCAGGCGAGTCCATTGTCGCCACCCGAGCAGGGCGAATTGTATGAGCGGTTGGCAAAGCTTAGTGGCGAACAAGGCTGCCTCGGTGAGTCCTTGGGATGGCAAGCATTGCTCGTGAGTGTGCAGCCCAATTCCGCCCGCGCGTGGCAGGCTTGGCAACGAGACGTTGGCAAGACGTTGAACCAATTCCCCGACGGGCTGGACCGCGAATTGCTTCTATGCGGACTCGATTCCAACGACTTCAACGATCTGCGTCCTCAGTGGATCGCAGCACTGCCAAAGGCTGAGTTGCCAAAGATGGATGCAGTTGAAAGTGGCGTCTCGTTGTCGCAAGGCCAACTGCCCAATCAGCAACGCGACCAGGTTCGCTTGGTGAATGTGGCTCCTGAAATGGGGATAGACTTTCGCTGGCTGAATGCCGAGACCGAGATCAAGTCTGAGTTCCGACTTCACGAACCATTGGGCGGCGGTGTGGCCTGTTTGGACTATGACGCCGACGGATGGGTGGATTTCTATTTCAACCAAGCAGCGGGTGAGCCCACTCAGCGAAATGGCACGCGGCCCAACGCTCTGTTTCGCCAAACGGACGGCCGGTTTGTCGAATGCGTTCGACTGGCTGATTGTGATGATCGAGGTTATGGCCACGGTGTGACAGCGGGAGATTGGAACCAAGACGGTTGGCCCGATTTGTTCCTCGCGAATTTTGGAGAGAACGTTCTGTGGATCAACCAGGGCGATGGAACCTTCCGCCGCGAGCGTTTGGATGCGTTGGAGAAGGCGACCGAGTTGTCTTTGGCGTTCAGCTTGTCGACCGCCATCGCGGATGTTTCGGGCGACCATTTGCCGGACTTGATATCGATCAATTACGTCGATGATCCGTTGGTTCTGAACTCAATCGAGAGACATGAAGACGGAACACCCGTGAAGTTGCCCGGGCCGCTTCACTTTCGGCCCGCGATGAGTCACGTTGCCAAGTCAGACGCTCGGGGTGGTGCCGCGACGACGTTCTTTGGTCACGATGAATCGGCACGCAGCACGGGGATGGGACTGCTGGTCACGAATTTGGATTTGCAAGGTGGCAATGAAGTCTTCGTCGCAAACGATCAACGTGCCAATCACCTCTGGTTCCAATCGAGTTCCGGACAGGACGAAACGAGTTGGAACAACCAGGCAGCGCTACGCGGGGTCGCCGTGGGACCGGGCGGGAACAAGAACGCTTGCATGGGAGTCGCCGCCGCGGATTTTAATCGCGACGGATTCCTCGATCTACATGTCAGTAACTTCTACGATGAATGGGCAAACCATTTTTGTCAGAACTCCGGTGGGATGTTCATTGACCGCGCAGTGGCATACGGATTGGATGTTTTGACGGCTCGCACCACGGGTTTTGGGGTGCAACCGATCGACGTCGACAACGACGGTTGGAGCGATCTGCTAGTTGCGAACGGGCACATCGAAGACATGACCGACAACGGCACGCCATTTCGCATGCGGACCCAAGTGTTGATCAACGAAGAATCGAAGTTTGTATCCGCGGAGATGGACGATCCCAAAGGCGATTGGGATCGGGCTCGGTTGGGACGCGGCGTGGCGACTTGCGATTGGAACCGAGATGGGCGACAGGATGCCGTCGTGACTTATGCCGACGCAGCGGTGGAACTACTGAAAAACGAAACCGTGAACGATCATCGGTTTCTTCAATTGCGACTGGTGGGAGTCCAATCCGAACGAGACGCGATTGGTGCGCGCGTTCAGCTTTTCGCGGGCGACGATGTGTGGACGTCGGTGGTTGCGACCGGCGATGGATACGCTTGTCGCAACGAGGCGGTCCTGCACTTTGGCCTGGGGGAACAGAAGCGATTGGATCGGGTTGAGATTCAGTGGCCGTCCGGGCAGACATCGTTGCTTGCCGGGGAAGTGATCCAAGACTTATCGTTGGATCGTCGTTGGCTTTGGGTGGAAGGTCAGGAAACGCCGTGGCCGGAAGTCGACCTCGCCAACTAG